A window of the Calditrichia bacterium genome harbors these coding sequences:
- a CDS encoding KH domain-containing protein, with protein sequence MKDFLENLVKHIVDKPDDVQINTVKGHGTIVFELRVNECDTGKVIGQYGQTANSLRILLGAVAAKNHQHSFLEILDPLPEKTP encoded by the coding sequence ATGAAAGATTTTCTAGAAAATCTGGTAAAGCACATCGTTGACAAGCCTGACGATGTCCAAATAAATACGGTTAAAGGTCACGGAACCATTGTTTTTGAACTACGGGTTAACGAGTGCGACACGGGAAAAGTCATTGGTCAATACGGTCAGACTGCAAATTCTTTGCGAATACTTTTGGGTGCTGTTGCAGCAAAAAACCATCAACACTCTTTTTTGGAAATTTTAGACCCGTTGCCAGAGAAAACACCGTAA